In Pseudoalteromonas sp. MM1, a single window of DNA contains:
- a CDS encoding NUDIX domain-containing protein — MTNHYDITEYKNPLFTVDSVLFTVKNGALKVLMVKRASEPFAGRWGLPGGFVDVDIDDSVSMTALRKLKEKTSVAPQYLEQLQTYSGINRDPRGFSVTLVYFALIAEAQVSTHIETVDDAKWIDIDEVNNLPVAFDHKYIIEQAKARLKQKALYSMAPVYCLPEHFTVGQFKSVIETIIGKPVQRKSIIRRIEAAGMFETLDEKVKSGGRLAQLYKVKVGVDIVNFERNLSV, encoded by the coding sequence ATGACTAATCATTACGATATTACTGAATACAAAAATCCATTATTTACAGTCGACAGTGTGTTATTTACTGTTAAAAACGGTGCCCTAAAAGTACTGATGGTTAAGCGTGCGAGCGAGCCATTTGCAGGTCGGTGGGGGCTGCCAGGTGGGTTTGTTGACGTAGATATTGACGATAGCGTAAGTATGACGGCGCTTAGAAAGCTCAAAGAAAAAACCAGTGTGGCGCCTCAATATTTAGAGCAGTTGCAAACATACTCAGGTATTAATCGAGATCCTAGAGGGTTTAGTGTCACTTTAGTTTATTTTGCTTTAATTGCAGAGGCGCAAGTATCAACCCATATAGAAACGGTTGATGATGCAAAGTGGATAGATATAGATGAAGTAAATAATTTGCCAGTGGCTTTTGATCACAAGTATATTATTGAGCAAGCTAAAGCGCGTTTAAAACAAAAAGCATTGTACTCAATGGCGCCGGTTTATTGTTTGCCAGAGCATTTTACCGTAGGGCAGTTTAAGTCAGTCATTGAAACCATTATAGGTAAACCTGTTCAGCGTAAAAGTATAATAAGGCGCATTGAAGCTGCTGGTATGTTTGAAACACTAGATGAAAAAGTTAAATCTGGCGGTCGCTTAGCACAGTTATACAAAGTAAAAGTCGGCGTTGATATTGTAAATTTCGAACGTAATTTAAGTGTCTAA
- a CDS encoding DUF6515 family protein: MKLTQLLPALLAISAVSNAAYAAPNERENTKSFNNERAKRIEYKRDERRDDKKQRIEYKKNKREDRKQAKREHRKEQKRKVAHYKQQQRTRNYFKHNRHKVVTYRPGRYFNHLPRNSASIRFNGITFTFSDGIYYRKAKRGYHVVKPPRGLRIRSLPRHYSHFKRHNTTYYTYQNVYYVADNNGYRVVDEPKIVVNQAIKVGSAKNYDLGQTYDTLPISAEAVTINDQQYFKYQDIYFLPQINGDEIKYLAINLG; encoded by the coding sequence ATGAAACTGACTCAATTACTCCCTGCTCTACTTGCCATAAGTGCAGTATCTAACGCTGCATATGCAGCGCCCAATGAGCGAGAAAACACAAAAAGTTTTAATAATGAGCGCGCAAAACGCATCGAATACAAACGAGATGAGCGCCGCGATGATAAAAAACAGCGGATAGAATATAAAAAAAACAAAAGAGAAGATCGCAAACAAGCCAAACGCGAGCACCGCAAAGAGCAAAAGCGCAAAGTTGCCCATTACAAACAACAGCAACGCACACGTAATTATTTTAAACACAATCGCCACAAGGTAGTTACCTACAGACCTGGGCGCTACTTTAACCATTTACCGCGCAATAGTGCATCTATCAGATTTAATGGCATTACGTTTACATTTAGTGATGGTATTTACTACAGAAAAGCGAAAAGAGGCTACCATGTTGTTAAGCCACCAAGAGGTCTAAGAATACGCTCATTACCTAGGCACTACTCGCATTTTAAGCGTCATAATACCACTTACTATACTTACCAAAATGTATATTACGTGGCAGACAATAATGGCTACAGAGTAGTTGATGAGCCTAAAATAGTGGTTAATCAGGCTATAAAGGTAGGCAGTGCTAAAAATTATGATTTAGGCCAAACCTACGACACCCTCCCTATTTCGGCAGAAGCTGTCACGATTAATGATCAACAATATTTTAAGTACCAAGATATTTATTTTCTACCGCAAATAAATGGTGACGAAATAAAATATTTAGCTATAAATTTAGGGTAA
- the prs gene encoding ribose-phosphate diphosphokinase, with protein MKIFSYNSTGSKSLVDYDHFTFSGGEEHVRFNTANFSDSIKIEIFERLTNSSKMVRLMIAVDALKRLTNESTPIELVIPYFPYARQDRVCVEGEALGAAVMANFINSLNFSKVTIWDAHSDVSPALINRVTNVEQISLLGRCEELSQRLAKGELTLISPDAGASKKTIKISEKFNGVPEVIQAQKVRNLKTGEIIKTEIIGDVKGKNVLIADDICDGGRTFIELAKVLKSNGAAEVSLFITHGIFSKGLDVFEGLIERIYTTDSFKPANEFKNSNTISLQIIEM; from the coding sequence ATGAAAATATTTAGCTATAACTCAACAGGAAGTAAATCGTTAGTTGATTATGATCACTTTACTTTTTCAGGTGGTGAAGAGCATGTCAGATTCAACACTGCTAATTTTTCAGACTCTATAAAAATAGAGATTTTTGAACGACTAACCAACTCTTCAAAAATGGTTAGATTAATGATTGCTGTTGATGCGTTAAAAAGATTAACAAATGAAAGCACGCCTATCGAACTTGTTATTCCTTATTTTCCTTATGCACGCCAAGACCGAGTATGCGTTGAAGGAGAAGCGCTAGGCGCTGCTGTTATGGCAAATTTTATTAATAGCTTAAATTTTTCAAAGGTTACTATTTGGGATGCGCATAGCGATGTATCCCCTGCTTTAATTAATAGAGTAACTAATGTTGAGCAAATTTCGTTACTTGGACGCTGTGAAGAGCTTAGCCAACGTTTAGCAAAAGGCGAACTAACGCTTATTTCTCCTGACGCTGGAGCAAGTAAAAAAACGATTAAAATTTCAGAAAAATTCAATGGCGTACCCGAGGTTATTCAAGCTCAAAAAGTAAGAAACTTAAAAACAGGCGAAATAATAAAAACAGAAATTATTGGTGATGTTAAAGGTAAAAACGTACTTATTGCTGATGACATTTGTGATGGCGGCAGAACGTTTATTGAACTTGCAAAGGTACTAAAAAGCAATGGTGCTGCTGAAGTTTCTCTTTTTATAACTCACGGTATTTTTTCAAAGGGGCTTGATGTTTTTGAAGGCCTAATAGAGCGCATTTATACAACTGATTCGTTTAAACCGGCTAATGAGTTTAAAAATAGTAACACCATTAGTTTACAAATAATTGAGATGTAA
- a CDS encoding DEAD/DEAH box helicase — protein sequence MSSKNVLSYYRDCYREDSADLNLWNLNKLKKEDRFVLQGRDDLGSGFLPRLPIPADFAKQMMKRVEIYQRERVLLYTRFILVGNLEVRGELKQVVSPILFNEAVIEKEQDDYYFSLTDAQPDINESLTQLLIPQGNKLTSIDETADIESAYFWTSLLKKSPIALNLFELLNYPELADSEEIKKALKSKTPTLLPASMLVFAERSNSSRGVLHELEEIIESDELSPPINGLIDTLKPSIKNKNLKYDYLPGLLSASQKKVISIAANINLGCVSGPPGTGKSYTIAAIAAEHMARGESVLIVANNNPALDVIADKLDENFGLSDVSIRAGQKEFLKKLKDYIADLLAGYLADEQDNPALIESELNKLNTSLNELELRFSQFCHRAIIRGKRLKNLEDKNIEWLSNLYIKFARRGIKQLAKQWSSLEQINTQQLKREKLASNYLSALKNKNLKALIDTQRKSLNAFNQAIRSRTSKRQFELFDNIEYEALLSAFPVWLVSLNTLYRVLPLKTEMFDLVIIDEATQCNISSCLPALYRAKRAIIVGDTKQLKHYSFLAKNKEAQLMSKNNVSFSDKGVMSYRDNSILDLTLNALNDNKQLAFLDEHFRSKPELINFSNEHFYQSKLKIMQHRPCTSTGNLLVQRVNGTRDSSGINHLEADSIINTIKQQIDDDKSAGISHSIGVVSPFRNQADYITKEIETHFNEAEIIKYKLRSATPFGFQGEERDIMLISFALDNNAKRAAAYINKADVFNVCITRARQKQCVFLSIDETQLPEHYLLRCYISSITQFEATHNVTSDIDKFQQSVICELTSLKIETWAGYTIAGTDVDILCRYNGRYLAINLIGFPGPWADFFELDTYKLFSRANIDILPISYGLWVVDKSTCVQHIISKLRVCETYSIM from the coding sequence TTGAGCAGTAAAAATGTACTTTCTTATTATCGAGATTGCTATAGAGAAGATAGCGCAGATTTAAATTTATGGAATTTAAATAAACTAAAAAAAGAGGATCGCTTTGTTCTTCAAGGCCGAGATGATTTAGGTTCTGGGTTTTTACCGCGTCTTCCAATTCCTGCAGATTTTGCTAAGCAAATGATGAAGCGTGTAGAGATCTATCAGCGAGAGCGGGTACTACTTTATACACGCTTTATATTAGTTGGTAATCTTGAGGTTAGGGGGGAGTTGAAACAGGTTGTTTCGCCTATCTTATTTAATGAAGCTGTTATAGAAAAAGAACAGGATGACTATTACTTTTCTCTTACTGATGCTCAACCGGACATAAATGAATCATTAACTCAACTATTAATACCACAGGGTAACAAGCTTACAAGTATTGATGAAACAGCTGATATTGAGTCAGCTTATTTTTGGACCTCATTATTAAAAAAAAGCCCGATAGCGCTGAACCTATTTGAGCTTTTAAACTACCCTGAACTTGCTGATTCTGAAGAAATAAAAAAAGCCTTAAAAAGTAAAACCCCAACACTTTTACCTGCTTCTATGCTGGTTTTTGCTGAGCGCTCAAATAGTAGCCGAGGTGTTCTACATGAGCTAGAAGAAATCATTGAATCAGATGAACTATCACCGCCTATTAACGGTTTAATTGACACTTTGAAGCCTTCAATTAAAAATAAAAACCTGAAGTACGATTATTTGCCTGGGCTATTATCAGCTTCGCAAAAGAAAGTTATCTCAATTGCCGCAAATATTAATTTAGGCTGTGTTTCTGGACCGCCAGGCACGGGGAAAAGCTACACCATTGCAGCGATTGCAGCTGAGCATATGGCGCGAGGAGAATCGGTGCTTATTGTAGCAAACAATAATCCCGCACTGGATGTAATAGCCGATAAACTTGATGAAAACTTTGGGCTAAGCGATGTATCCATACGCGCCGGACAAAAAGAATTTTTAAAAAAATTAAAAGATTATATTGCCGATTTATTAGCAGGGTACTTAGCGGATGAACAAGATAACCCCGCGCTTATTGAGTCTGAACTAAACAAGCTAAATACCTCATTAAATGAATTAGAACTGCGCTTTAGTCAGTTTTGCCACCGAGCCATAATTAGAGGTAAAAGACTCAAAAATCTTGAAGATAAGAATATCGAATGGCTTAGCAATTTATACATTAAATTTGCTCGTCGTGGTATTAAGCAATTAGCAAAGCAGTGGTCTTCGTTAGAGCAAATAAATACCCAACAACTTAAAAGAGAAAAACTGGCGAGTAATTATTTAAGCGCGTTAAAAAATAAAAACCTTAAAGCGCTAATTGATACTCAGCGTAAATCGTTAAACGCATTTAACCAAGCTATTCGTAGTCGCACATCTAAAAGGCAGTTTGAGCTTTTTGATAATATAGAATACGAGGCTTTATTATCGGCTTTTCCGGTGTGGCTCGTAAGTTTAAATACCTTGTATAGAGTTCTACCGTTAAAAACCGAAATGTTCGACTTAGTTATTATTGACGAAGCGACACAATGTAACATCAGTAGTTGTTTACCTGCACTTTATCGCGCAAAGAGAGCGATTATTGTCGGTGATACTAAACAGTTAAAACATTACTCTTTTTTGGCAAAAAACAAAGAAGCCCAGCTTATGTCTAAGAATAATGTGAGCTTTAGCGATAAAGGCGTTATGAGCTATCGTGATAACTCTATTCTAGATCTGACCTTAAATGCATTAAACGATAATAAACAACTGGCATTTTTAGATGAACATTTTAGAAGCAAGCCTGAGTTAATTAATTTTAGTAACGAACATTTTTATCAATCAAAGTTAAAAATAATGCAGCACAGACCTTGTACAAGTACGGGTAACTTATTGGTACAACGCGTTAATGGAACTCGAGATAGTTCAGGTATTAATCATCTTGAGGCGGATAGTATTATAAACACGATTAAGCAACAAATTGATGATGATAAAAGCGCAGGGATCAGCCATAGCATTGGGGTTGTTTCGCCTTTTAGAAACCAAGCTGATTATATTACCAAAGAGATAGAAACTCACTTTAATGAAGCTGAGATAATAAAGTATAAACTGAGATCTGCCACTCCATTCGGTTTTCAAGGCGAGGAGCGAGACATTATGCTTATCTCTTTTGCGCTAGATAATAATGCTAAAAGAGCTGCGGCTTATATTAATAAAGCAGATGTATTTAATGTGTGTATTACACGAGCGAGGCAAAAACAATGTGTATTTTTATCAATAGATGAAACGCAATTGCCAGAGCATTATTTACTAAGATGTTATATAAGTTCAATAACGCAGTTTGAAGCAACTCACAATGTAACCTCTGATATTGATAAATTTCAGCAAAGTGTTATCTGTGAATTAACTAGTTTAAAAATAGAAACGTGGGCTGGTTACACGATAGCCGGAACGGATGTTGATATTCTTTGTCGGTATAATGGTCGATATCTTGCGATTAATTTAATTGGCTTTCCTGGGCCATGGGCTGATTTTTTTGAGCTCGATACCTATAAATTATTTAGCCGCGCTAACATTGATATACTGCCAATAAGTTATGGATTATGGGTTGTAGATAAAAGTACGTGTGTACAACACATTATTAGTAAGCTTAGGGTGTGTGAAACGTACTCGATAATGTAA
- a CDS encoding SMI1/KNR4 family protein: MKSIITYNEDLKENKWDDFHFDLIKINTLPVFENLDSFDAMDIFSESIFKEIQNLTAKSTLKLLIITPDTTSEKVYGIAFLQDKEILTMEVEATPLFNQWFNLVNDDSSTPKIYSFTSNSSSERPLFGNENDYIFKETGKFICSQVPNSFVAEKLSKEKADFLTPFIELNACDDFKLIEQHFKALVKQNSLNVIEPKDNDAIYAEFKNEAGFAFPAILKSFLTLHNGVENTAFMDAQRILKEWRDWQSIYNEWTQEELFDTDNESNVKTLPMYVTPYWVPFFNLGGGNFIALDFAPNTKGTPGQVISFGADEQSAIYEANRLSEFLKSFITADSSE; the protein is encoded by the coding sequence ATGAAAAGCATAATAACTTACAATGAAGATTTAAAAGAAAATAAGTGGGATGATTTTCACTTTGATTTAATCAAAATAAATACACTGCCAGTGTTTGAAAATTTAGATAGCTTTGATGCTATGGATATTTTTAGCGAGTCTATTTTTAAAGAAATACAAAATTTAACAGCTAAGAGTACGTTAAAGTTGCTCATTATTACCCCAGATACAACGTCTGAAAAAGTGTATGGTATTGCTTTTTTACAGGACAAAGAAATTTTAACAATGGAAGTAGAAGCAACGCCTCTATTTAACCAGTGGTTTAACTTAGTTAATGACGATTCCTCAACCCCAAAAATATACTCATTCACGAGTAACAGTAGTTCAGAACGACCCTTATTTGGTAATGAAAACGACTATATATTTAAAGAAACTGGTAAATTTATTTGCAGCCAAGTTCCAAACAGCTTTGTTGCTGAAAAGTTAAGCAAAGAAAAAGCGGACTTTTTAACGCCATTTATTGAGCTTAATGCATGCGATGACTTTAAATTGATAGAACAACATTTTAAAGCGTTGGTAAAACAAAATAGCCTCAATGTTATTGAGCCCAAAGACAACGATGCTATTTATGCTGAGTTTAAAAACGAAGCTGGCTTTGCATTTCCTGCTATACTAAAATCGTTTTTAACACTACATAATGGTGTCGAAAATACAGCATTTATGGATGCCCAACGCATTTTAAAAGAATGGCGAGATTGGCAATCTATTTATAATGAATGGACTCAAGAAGAGCTATTCGACACCGATAATGAAAGCAATGTAAAAACCTTACCTATGTATGTTACTCCTTATTGGGTGCCATTTTTTAATCTAGGAGGTGGGAATTTTATAGCATTGGATTTTGCGCCAAATACCAAAGGCACACCTGGTCAAGTAATATCATTTGGCGCAGATGAACAAAGTGCCATTTACGAGGCTAATAGGTTAAGTGAGTTCCTAAAGAGCTTTATTACTGCAGATAGCTCTGAATAA